One part of the Leucoraja erinacea ecotype New England chromosome 17, Leri_hhj_1, whole genome shotgun sequence genome encodes these proteins:
- the emc8 gene encoding ER membrane protein complex subunit 8, producing MTVFRLTTQAYCKMLLHAAKYPHCAVNGILVVERFKRKEGQPVLFVDCVPFFHGTLALAPMLEVALTLVDSWCKENNYIIAGYYQANERMKDTSPNQVAEKVASRIAESFNDAALIMVDNHKFTMECEEQSIVVYEHHENKWRCKDPNIDFCEDWSEVQRITTCLLDGKSYDSLVDFDNHMDDLRNDWTNPEINKAVLHFC from the exons ATGACCGTGTTCAGGCTGACGACCCAGGCCTACTGCAAGATGCTGCTACACGCCGCCAAGTACCCGCACTGTGCCGTCAACGGCATCCTGGTGGTCGAGAGGTTCAAGAGGAAGGAGGGCCAGCCCGTGCTCTTTGTGGACTGTGTGCCCTTCTTCCATGGCACCCTGGCCCTCGCTCCCATGCTGGAAGTGGCTCTGACTCTG GTGGACTCTTGGTGTAAAGAAAATAACTATATAATAGCTGGATACTACCAGGCAAATGAACGCATGAAGGACACCAG CCCAAACCAGGTTGCTGAGAAGGTTGCTTCTCGAATCGCTGAAAGCTTCAATGATGCAGCCCTTATCATG GTGGATAATCATAAATTTACAATGGAGTGTGAGGAACAATCAATTGTAGTATATGAACACCATGAAAACAAATGGCGATGCAAAGACCCAAATAT AGATTTCTGTGAAGATTGGTCAGAGGTGCAACGAATCACGACGTGTCTACTGGATGGTAAATCCTATGACTCCTTGGTGGATTTTGATAACCACATGGACGATCTCAGGAATGACTGGACAAACCCAGAGATCAACAAAGCCGTCCTCCATTTCTGCTGA